The following proteins are encoded in a genomic region of Gemmatimonadota bacterium:
- a CDS encoding TlpA disulfide reductase family protein yields the protein MNKLLRKDGILMNRTIIYFASLLLIILSSGKPLEAEGDNTITINLERSTPDPDDVTFLWPSMDLSDHKMVSLEPAEELRGIPEDFPVQFFGGYRLSSSGTPHGGIIPDDTVSFLAGQSETGEYVFLFDTDNDENFSDEKIFQGLAFSFGEDTGGYKGVAEVAFEYVQDGSVRSRNVDIEVYRFTNYTKRTGEHPIPKFRGQVRELLTGKVQFGGIQMRLGLHAEGEYATYDPKTSRLILDTNGDGILDNGYRSIEVYRASKPFSINGTPYRVERISPDGSTLTLAVHDVAVEERRDLELGKPAPSFTAADLSGSEINLESFRNQLVLLDFWSTYCGPCISHIPALRSLWRDYADKGFAIISVSADKSKDKVLQFTQDNQMGWHHVVDTQPERRISRAYNVDMIPAYFLIDQNGLLVAKYAFASQLRDLVTSHLTD from the coding sequence ATGAATAAACTACTCAGAAAGGATGGTATTCTCATGAACCGGACAATCATCTATTTCGCGTCTCTTCTCTTAATAATTCTCTCGTCTGGCAAGCCCCTTGAGGCGGAGGGTGATAATACTATAACGATTAATCTTGAGCGATCCACGCCTGATCCTGACGATGTCACCTTTCTCTGGCCGTCAATGGATCTCTCCGATCATAAGATGGTTAGTCTTGAGCCAGCAGAGGAACTGAGAGGCATACCTGAAGATTTTCCTGTACAATTTTTCGGTGGGTATAGACTTTCCTCATCCGGCACTCCTCATGGCGGGATCATACCAGATGACACAGTATCGTTTTTGGCCGGACAATCGGAGACAGGCGAATATGTCTTCTTATTCGATACCGACAATGACGAGAATTTCTCAGACGAGAAGATATTCCAGGGGCTCGCGTTTAGTTTTGGCGAAGACACAGGAGGCTACAAGGGCGTGGCCGAAGTAGCATTCGAGTATGTACAGGATGGTAGTGTACGCTCTCGAAACGTAGATATTGAGGTTTACCGATTCACGAACTACACAAAAAGAACCGGCGAGCACCCTATTCCTAAATTCCGTGGACAAGTAAGAGAACTTCTAACAGGAAAGGTACAATTTGGTGGGATACAAATGCGTCTGGGACTTCACGCAGAGGGGGAGTACGCAACCTATGATCCTAAGACATCCAGGTTAATACTTGACACAAATGGTGACGGTATTCTCGACAACGGATACAGGTCAATCGAAGTCTATAGAGCCAGTAAGCCTTTCTCTATCAATGGAACACCGTACCGCGTCGAACGAATATCTCCTGATGGTAGCACGCTTACACTGGCTGTCCACGACGTTGCAGTTGAAGAGAGACGAGACCTCGAATTGGGCAAACCCGCACCGTCTTTCACCGCCGCAGATTTGTCTGGAAGTGAGATCAATCTGGAGTCCTTTCGAAATCAGCTTGTACTCCTGGACTTCTGGTCAACATACTGCGGGCCGTGCATAAGCCATATACCTGCACTCAGAAGTCTGTGGCGGGACTATGCCGACAAAGGTTTTGCCATCATCAGTGTAAGTGCTGACAAATCCAAGGACAAAGTGTTGCAGTTCACACAGGACAACCAAATGGGTTGGCATCACGTCGTGGACACCCAGCCCGAGAGAAGGATATCGAGAGCCTACAATGTCGATATGATTCCAGCATACTTCCTGATAGATCAGAACGGTTTGCTTGTCGCAAAGTATGCCTTTGCGAGTCAGCTAAGAGATCTTGTGACTTCGCACTTGACGGACTGA